From a region of the Rhodococcus sp. 4CII genome:
- a CDS encoding cytosine permease, with the protein MTHEGPPEISLAPERRTIDVVPDDERHGSPRSQFTLWFGANMQITAIVDGALAVVFGADALWAIVGLLIGNLFGGAVMALHSAQGPRLGLPQMISSRAQFGVLGAVLPLVLVVLMYLGFAATGSVLAGQAVNEILHIDNPTVGILIFGAMTAFVAVTGYKLIHVVGKIATVVGILGFTYLAIRLFAEYDVAAFVGIKGFDIVTFLLAISLGAGWQLTFGPYVADYSRYLPRSTSERTTFWSTFAGSVIGSQWSMTFGALVAAVAGDAFLSDQVGFIGGLAGPAVIALMIYLVILVGKLTINCLNAYGGFMSILTTVTAFNGQSRISSRARTLYIIGFVAVSMLIAIGASADFLNNFKNFVLVLLMVFTPWSAINLIDYYLISKERVDIPALYDPEGRYGRWNKTAMSCYAIGVVAQIPFLAQKLYTGPVTEMLGGADISWIVGIVFTAALYYPLARRSSNPPASMIYPTNTAMADSRL; encoded by the coding sequence ATGACACACGAGGGACCTCCCGAGATCAGCCTCGCGCCGGAGCGTCGCACCATCGACGTCGTCCCGGACGACGAGCGCCACGGATCTCCGCGCAGCCAGTTCACGCTCTGGTTCGGCGCCAACATGCAGATCACTGCGATCGTCGACGGCGCCCTCGCGGTCGTCTTCGGCGCCGACGCACTGTGGGCCATCGTGGGCCTGCTGATCGGCAACCTCTTCGGCGGCGCCGTGATGGCGCTGCACTCCGCCCAGGGACCGCGCCTCGGTCTGCCACAAATGATTTCGAGCCGCGCGCAGTTCGGTGTTCTCGGTGCCGTCCTCCCGCTGGTCCTCGTCGTCCTGATGTACCTCGGGTTCGCCGCGACCGGCAGCGTCCTCGCCGGTCAGGCCGTCAACGAGATCCTCCACATCGACAACCCGACCGTCGGCATCCTGATCTTCGGTGCGATGACCGCGTTCGTCGCGGTAACGGGATACAAGTTGATCCACGTCGTCGGCAAGATCGCGACCGTGGTCGGCATCCTCGGCTTCACCTACCTCGCGATCCGGTTGTTCGCCGAATACGACGTGGCCGCGTTCGTCGGGATCAAGGGTTTCGACATCGTCACGTTCCTGCTGGCGATCTCGCTCGGGGCGGGCTGGCAGCTCACGTTCGGACCGTACGTCGCGGACTACTCCCGCTACCTGCCGCGCTCGACGAGCGAGCGGACCACGTTCTGGTCGACGTTCGCGGGCAGCGTGATCGGCTCGCAGTGGTCGATGACGTTCGGCGCGCTCGTCGCGGCCGTCGCGGGCGACGCGTTCCTCAGCGACCAGGTCGGCTTCATCGGCGGTCTCGCCGGACCCGCGGTGATCGCCCTGATGATCTACCTGGTGATCCTGGTCGGGAAGCTCACGATCAACTGCCTCAACGCGTACGGCGGATTCATGTCGATCCTCACCACGGTGACCGCCTTCAACGGACAGTCGCGCATCTCGTCGCGGGCCCGCACCCTGTACATCATCGGGTTCGTCGCCGTGTCGATGCTGATCGCGATCGGCGCCAGCGCCGACTTCCTCAACAACTTCAAGAACTTCGTCCTCGTGCTGCTGATGGTGTTCACCCCGTGGAGCGCCATCAACCTGATCGACTACTACCTCATCTCCAAGGAGCGCGTGGACATCCCGGCGTTGTACGACCCGGAGGGCCGCTACGGTCGCTGGAACAAGACGGCGATGAGCTGCTATGCCATCGGTGTCGTGGCGCAGATACCGTTCCTCGCGCAGAAGCTCTACACCGGGCCGGTCACGGAAATGCTGGGCGGCGCGGACATCTCGTGGATAGTCGGCATCGTCTTCACCGCCGCCCTCTACTACCCGCTCGCCCGGCGCAGCAGCAACCCGCCCGCATCGATGATCTATCCGACGAATACCGCCATGGCCGATTCGCGTCTGTGA
- the hutU gene encoding urocanate hydratase, with protein MTTTTPPVSGPRHVSAPRGTELTTLGWQQEGALRMLMNNLDPEVAEHPDSLVVYGGTGKAARSWEAFDAMVRTLKTLKSDETMLVQSGKPVGVFRTSEWAPRVLLANSNLVGDWANWEEFRKLDALGLIMYGQMTAGSWIYIGTQGILQGTYETFGAVARKRFGGSLAGTITLTAGLGGMGGAQPLAVTMNDGVAICVDCDVTRIDRRIAHKYLDTKATDVQDALRLAIEARDAKRPLSIGLEGNAAEIFPELLAMNAPIDIVTDQTSAHDPLSYLPLGIDFADMKAMADKDPAKFTEDSRASMARHVAAMVGFLDKGAEVFDYGNSIRDEARKAGYYRAFDFPGFVPAYIRPLFEEGLGPFRWAALSGDPKDIEATDKAILELFPENEHLKRWITMAGEKVAFEGLPARICWLGYGERHKAGLKFNEMVASGELSAPVAIGRDHLDSGSVASPYRETESMLDGSDAIADWPLLNALVNTASGASWVSIHQGGGVGMGRSIHAGQVCIADGTDLAAEKLERVLTNDPGMGVIRHVDAGYDHAADVARERGVRVPMSEG; from the coding sequence ATGACCACCACGACGCCTCCGGTTTCCGGACCCCGCCACGTCTCGGCGCCCCGCGGCACCGAACTGACGACCCTCGGCTGGCAGCAAGAAGGCGCCCTGCGCATGCTGATGAACAACCTCGACCCCGAGGTCGCCGAGCACCCCGACTCCCTCGTCGTCTACGGCGGCACCGGCAAGGCCGCGCGCAGCTGGGAAGCGTTCGACGCGATGGTCCGCACACTGAAGACGCTGAAGTCGGACGAGACGATGCTGGTGCAGTCCGGCAAGCCCGTGGGTGTGTTCCGCACCAGCGAGTGGGCGCCCCGTGTGCTGCTCGCGAACTCGAACCTCGTCGGCGACTGGGCGAACTGGGAGGAGTTCCGCAAGCTCGACGCCCTCGGCCTGATCATGTACGGGCAGATGACGGCCGGATCGTGGATCTACATCGGCACGCAGGGCATCCTGCAGGGCACGTACGAGACGTTCGGTGCGGTCGCCCGGAAGCGCTTCGGCGGTTCGCTCGCCGGCACCATCACGCTGACGGCCGGACTCGGCGGCATGGGCGGCGCGCAGCCCCTCGCCGTGACGATGAACGACGGCGTCGCGATCTGCGTCGACTGTGACGTCACCCGCATCGACCGCCGCATCGCGCACAAGTACCTCGACACCAAGGCCACCGACGTCCAGGACGCCCTGCGGCTGGCGATCGAGGCACGCGACGCGAAGCGCCCGCTGTCGATCGGCCTGGAGGGCAACGCCGCGGAGATCTTCCCCGAACTGCTCGCCATGAACGCCCCCATCGACATCGTCACCGACCAGACGTCGGCGCACGACCCGCTGTCGTACCTGCCGCTCGGCATCGATTTCGCCGACATGAAGGCGATGGCCGACAAGGATCCGGCGAAGTTCACCGAGGACTCCCGCGCGTCGATGGCCCGCCACGTCGCCGCGATGGTCGGCTTCCTGGACAAGGGCGCCGAGGTGTTCGACTACGGCAACTCCATCCGCGACGAGGCCCGCAAGGCCGGCTACTACCGCGCGTTCGACTTCCCCGGATTCGTCCCCGCCTACATCCGCCCGCTGTTCGAGGAGGGCCTCGGCCCGTTCCGCTGGGCCGCGCTGTCGGGCGACCCGAAGGACATCGAGGCAACCGACAAGGCGATCCTCGAACTGTTCCCCGAGAACGAGCACCTGAAGCGCTGGATCACGATGGCAGGCGAGAAGGTGGCGTTCGAGGGCCTGCCCGCGCGGATCTGCTGGCTCGGCTACGGCGAACGGCACAAGGCCGGCCTGAAGTTCAACGAGATGGTGGCGTCCGGTGAGTTGTCCGCACCCGTCGCCATCGGCCGCGACCACCTCGACTCCGGATCGGTCGCGTCCCCGTACCGCGAGACCGAGTCGATGCTCGACGGCTCCGACGCGATCGCCGACTGGCCGCTGCTCAATGCACTCGTCAACACCGCGTCGGGGGCGTCGTGGGTGTCCATCCACCAGGGCGGCGGCGTCGGCATGGGACGTTCCATCCACGCCGGTCAGGTGTGCATCGCGGACGGCACCGACCTGGCGGCCGAGAAGCTCGAGCGGGTCCTGACCAACGATCCCGGCATGGGTGTCATCCGGCACGTCGACGCCGGCTACGACCACGCCGCCGACGTCGCCCGCGAGCGCGGCGTCCGCGTGCCGATGTCCGAAGGATGA
- the hutI gene encoding imidazolonepropionase — MTANTSRSTVLTGISTLVTNDPTVGEGPLGLLRDAAVVFDGGVVAWVGSAGSAPAADIGHDLDGRAVLPGFVESHSHLVFGGERAEEFAARMAGQPYAAGGIRNTIEATRNATDEQLQSNTRRLLDESLRSGSTTVECKTGYGQTVEHELRSTRIAASLTDEVTLLAAHVPPPEYAGRADDYVAMVCAEMIDACAPQAKWIDVFCETGAFDRDQAHAVLTAGMAKGLIPRVHGNQLREGPGVQLAVELGAASVDHVCYTTQADIDALAQSSTVATLLPGADFSTRNKYPDARALLDAGVTVALGADCNPGTSYTTSLPFCIAIAVRDMHMTPDEAIWAATAGGARALQRDDIGVLRPGARADALALAAPSYLHLAYRPGVPLVSDVWRGGELAWSARTIHEKERALR; from the coding sequence GTGACGGCGAACACCTCCCGCTCCACAGTGCTGACCGGCATCAGCACCCTGGTGACCAACGACCCGACAGTGGGGGAAGGTCCGCTCGGGCTGCTCCGCGACGCCGCCGTCGTCTTCGACGGCGGCGTGGTGGCCTGGGTCGGCAGCGCAGGCTCCGCGCCGGCGGCGGACATCGGGCACGACCTCGACGGCAGGGCGGTGCTGCCCGGCTTCGTCGAGAGCCATTCGCATCTCGTGTTCGGCGGGGAGCGCGCGGAAGAATTCGCGGCGCGGATGGCCGGGCAGCCGTACGCGGCGGGTGGCATCCGCAACACGATCGAGGCCACCCGCAACGCCACCGACGAACAGCTGCAGTCGAATACACGGCGGTTGCTCGACGAGTCCCTGCGGTCGGGCAGCACCACCGTGGAATGCAAGACCGGGTACGGGCAGACGGTCGAGCACGAACTGCGCAGCACGCGGATCGCAGCGTCCCTCACCGACGAGGTGACGCTGCTCGCCGCGCACGTGCCACCGCCGGAGTACGCGGGCCGCGCCGACGACTACGTCGCCATGGTGTGCGCGGAGATGATCGATGCCTGTGCCCCTCAGGCCAAGTGGATCGACGTGTTCTGTGAGACCGGCGCGTTCGACCGCGACCAGGCGCACGCCGTGCTCACTGCCGGGATGGCGAAGGGGCTGATCCCCCGGGTTCACGGCAATCAGCTCCGCGAGGGTCCCGGAGTGCAACTCGCCGTCGAACTGGGGGCCGCGTCCGTCGACCACGTCTGCTACACGACGCAGGCCGACATCGACGCACTGGCACAGAGTTCGACCGTCGCCACCTTGCTGCCGGGTGCCGACTTCTCCACCCGGAACAAGTACCCGGACGCCCGGGCACTGCTCGACGCGGGTGTCACGGTGGCGCTGGGTGCCGACTGCAACCCCGGCACCAGCTACACCACCAGCCTGCCGTTCTGCATCGCGATCGCCGTGCGCGACATGCACATGACCCCGGACGAGGCGATCTGGGCGGCGACGGCGGGCGGCGCCCGCGCGTTGCAGCGTGACGACATCGGGGTCCTGCGTCCCGGCGCGCGGGCCGACGCCCTCGCCCTCGCCGCGCCGTCGTACCTACACCTGGCCTACCGGCCCGGCGTCCCCCTGGTCAGCGATGTGTGGCGCGGCGGCGAACTCGCCTGGTCCGCGCGCACCATCCACGAGAAGGAAAGGGCACTGCGATGA
- the hutG gene encoding formimidoylglutamase produces MMENLLIPPPPWTGRVDGTSSHHLRWHQSVTPLRDNSEPGACVFVGFACDEGVERNKGRRGAARGPDALRGALSSMALAEPLRAYDAGTVAVTDNRLETGQMALGGVVAAALDAGQFPVVLGGGHEVAYGTYLGLAQASVRTPTRRIGILNLDAHFDLRSDPVPSSGTPFRQILEQEHAAGTSLQYSVLGISQPSNTTALFDTARGYDVRYLLDDECSVSDRHRVAVFVSDFLSDVDLVYLTIDLDVLPAAVAPGVSAPAAYGVPAETIQFVCDAVAASGKLAVCDVAELNPSFDVDNRTARTAARLLHRIVTKRVPIVR; encoded by the coding sequence ATGATGGAGAACCTGTTGATCCCCCCACCTCCCTGGACCGGCAGGGTGGACGGCACGTCGAGCCACCACCTGCGCTGGCACCAGTCGGTGACCCCACTTCGCGACAATTCCGAACCCGGCGCGTGCGTGTTCGTCGGCTTCGCGTGCGACGAGGGCGTGGAGCGGAACAAGGGACGCCGCGGGGCGGCCCGCGGCCCGGACGCGTTGCGGGGCGCGCTGTCGTCGATGGCGCTCGCCGAGCCGCTCCGCGCCTACGACGCCGGCACCGTCGCGGTCACCGACAACCGTCTGGAGACGGGGCAGATGGCGCTCGGCGGCGTGGTGGCCGCGGCACTCGACGCCGGCCAGTTCCCCGTGGTCCTCGGCGGCGGCCACGAGGTGGCCTACGGGACGTACCTCGGTCTGGCGCAGGCATCGGTCCGGACCCCGACCCGGCGGATCGGGATCCTGAACCTGGACGCCCACTTCGACCTGCGGTCCGATCCGGTCCCGAGTTCGGGCACCCCGTTCCGGCAGATTCTCGAACAGGAGCACGCGGCGGGCACCTCGCTCCAGTACTCGGTGCTGGGCATCAGCCAGCCGAGCAATACCACCGCACTGTTCGACACCGCGCGCGGGTACGACGTCCGGTATCTCCTGGACGACGAGTGCTCGGTCTCCGACCGGCACCGGGTGGCGGTGTTCGTCAGCGATTTCCTCTCCGACGTCGATCTCGTCTATCTCACCATCGACCTCGACGTCCTCCCCGCCGCCGTGGCACCGGGGGTGAGCGCTCCCGCCGCGTACGGTGTGCCTGCGGAGACGATCCAATTCGTGTGCGACGCCGTCGCCGCCAGCGGCAAGCTCGCCGTCTGCGATGTGGCCGAACTCAATCCGTCGTTCGACGTCGACAACCGCACCGCGCGCACCGCCGCGCGGTTGCTCCATCGGATCGTCACGAAGCGGGTCCCGATCGTGCGCTGA
- a CDS encoding alpha/beta fold hydrolase, with protein MTPTPTATAEPGTLQVPGASLYYEVRGAGPVVVLVGAPMDADSFAQAADLLSADHTVVTTDPRGIHRSPVDDRDQDSTPEMRGDDLARILTHLDAGPAVVFGSSGGAVSALALVQAHPELVHTLVAHEPPLDELLDDREELRVKTDEIIDAHLAGDVVGAWRKFLALANIDLPEPVFQQMFAGERDAQTEADEHFQHAHMLRPTPRWRPDVAVLRSVPTRVLVGLGEASAGQLCDRTARALAAELGIEPTMFPGGHIGFAEDPASFATRLRAVLREG; from the coding sequence ATGACCCCGACACCGACCGCCACCGCCGAGCCCGGAACCCTGCAGGTCCCCGGAGCGAGTCTGTACTACGAGGTCAGGGGCGCAGGCCCGGTCGTGGTGCTGGTGGGCGCCCCGATGGACGCCGATTCCTTCGCGCAGGCGGCCGATCTGCTCTCGGCCGATCACACCGTGGTGACGACGGACCCGCGGGGCATTCACCGCAGCCCGGTCGACGACCGCGACCAGGATTCCACCCCCGAGATGCGCGGCGACGACCTGGCCCGGATCCTGACGCACCTCGACGCGGGACCGGCCGTCGTCTTCGGCTCCAGCGGCGGCGCCGTCAGTGCGCTCGCGCTGGTGCAGGCGCACCCCGAGCTGGTGCACACCCTGGTGGCGCACGAGCCGCCGCTGGACGAACTGCTGGACGACCGCGAGGAACTACGGGTGAAGACCGACGAGATCATCGACGCACACCTTGCCGGGGATGTCGTGGGGGCGTGGCGGAAGTTTCTGGCGCTGGCGAACATCGACCTGCCCGAGCCGGTGTTCCAGCAGATGTTCGCGGGCGAGCGCGATGCGCAGACGGAGGCGGACGAGCACTTCCAGCACGCGCACATGCTGCGTCCGACCCCCCGCTGGCGCCCGGACGTCGCCGTCCTGCGCTCGGTGCCGACCCGCGTTCTGGTCGGCCTCGGCGAGGCGTCCGCCGGGCAGCTCTGCGACCGCACCGCGCGGGCGCTCGCCGCGGAACTCGGCATCGAACCCACCATGTTCCCCGGCGGCCACATCGGTTTCGCCGAGGACCCGGCCTCGTTCGCCACCCGTCTGCGCGCCGTGCTGCGCGAGGGGTGA
- a CDS encoding cold-shock protein gives MAQGVVKWFNSEKGFGFIAPDDGSADVFVHYSEISGSGYKSLEENQRVEFEVGQGQKGPQAQNVRAV, from the coding sequence ATGGCGCAGGGTGTTGTGAAGTGGTTCAACAGCGAGAAGGGCTTCGGGTTCATAGCGCCGGACGACGGCAGCGCGGACGTGTTCGTTCATTACTCCGAGATCTCGGGCAGCGGCTACAAGTCGCTGGAGGAGAACCAGCGGGTGGAGTTCGAGGTCGGACAGGGCCAGAAGGGCCCCCAGGCCCAGAACGTCCGGGCCGTCTGA
- a CDS encoding acyl-CoA dehydrogenase family protein, with protein sequence MSDQLLDAAEFRSTVRAFANREIHPGAAFRDETREFPADLVKRLGEQDLMGISVPEEFGGLGLSTKTQLIAIEEVARTDAALASIYTAHYLGLEPILVGGTEEQKRRWLPRLASGELLAGFALTEPDAGSDIASMRTTARREDDGWHVSGSKTYISNAKEADVVVLFAKTDPSAGFRGITAFVLPQGTPGVSYSEPQDKLGIRSAPTYTVYLDDVVLPHDAVVGIEGRGGNIALTALNRARIDVAAMANGIALRAWELGRSYAAERKQFGHPIAEFQAIQLLLGACDAQLVASRVTADWVADVKDAGADLRRAASVSKYVATEACFSIVDQTVQIHGGAGFMRESEIERLYRDCRILRIFEGTSQIQLLTIASNAPSPRSTDY encoded by the coding sequence GTGTCCGATCAGCTGCTCGATGCCGCCGAGTTCCGTTCCACCGTGCGTGCGTTCGCCAACCGCGAGATCCACCCCGGCGCCGCGTTCCGCGACGAGACGCGGGAGTTTCCGGCGGACCTGGTGAAGCGACTGGGCGAACAGGACCTCATGGGAATCTCGGTACCCGAGGAATTCGGCGGCCTGGGTCTGTCCACCAAGACGCAGCTGATCGCGATCGAGGAGGTGGCCCGCACCGACGCCGCCCTCGCGTCGATCTACACCGCCCACTACCTGGGGCTCGAGCCGATTCTGGTCGGCGGAACCGAGGAGCAGAAGCGGCGGTGGCTGCCCCGGCTCGCGTCCGGCGAACTGCTCGCCGGGTTCGCCCTCACCGAACCGGACGCCGGTTCCGACATCGCCTCCATGCGCACCACCGCGCGGCGCGAGGACGACGGGTGGCACGTGTCCGGTTCGAAGACGTACATCTCCAACGCCAAGGAGGCCGATGTGGTGGTCCTCTTCGCCAAGACCGACCCGTCCGCGGGCTTCCGCGGCATCACCGCGTTCGTCCTCCCCCAGGGCACACCCGGCGTGAGCTACTCCGAGCCGCAGGACAAACTCGGCATCCGATCGGCACCCACCTACACCGTGTACCTCGACGACGTGGTGCTCCCCCACGACGCCGTGGTGGGAATCGAGGGGCGCGGCGGCAACATCGCGCTCACCGCCCTCAACCGGGCCCGCATCGACGTGGCCGCGATGGCCAACGGAATCGCCCTGCGCGCTTGGGAACTGGGCCGCTCCTACGCGGCCGAACGCAAGCAGTTCGGCCACCCCATCGCCGAATTCCAGGCGATCCAACTGCTGCTCGGCGCGTGCGACGCGCAACTCGTCGCCTCCCGCGTCACCGCGGACTGGGTGGCCGACGTGAAGGATGCCGGGGCCGACCTGCGCCGCGCCGCCTCCGTGTCGAAATACGTGGCGACGGAGGCCTGCTTCTCGATCGTCGACCAGACCGTGCAGATTCACGGCGGCGCCGGCTTCATGCGCGAGTCCGAGATCGAACGCCTCTACCGCGACTGCCGGATCCTGCGGATCTTCGAGGGCACCTCGCAGATCCAGCTGCTCACCATCGCGTCCAACGCGCCCTCCCCGCGCTCCACCGATTACTGA
- a CDS encoding CaiB/BaiF CoA-transferase family protein codes for MPTLPPLDGIRVVDLSRVLAGPYCTALLADAGADVVKIEPVAGEDSRHLGPFRDGESIYFNVLNRGKRSLALNLKDTADRQVLLDLLDTADVLVENFRPGVTARLGIDYDTVHARNPRLVYASISGFGQDGPLAGSAAYDLVVQAMSGIMSITGSPESGPTRLGESFGDLVAGLFAAWGISSALVGTRESGVGQHLDVAMFDSMLAMLPTAHSQLQATGVAPAGVGNRHPVSTPFDTYRASDGLFVLAVASHAGFEKLAHTMDRADLLGDNRFADDTSRTDHEPALRTEIEIWAKDKTVAEVVAALGAAGLASSEIWDVEQALSSEQSRHRRLVESFDHPVAGTIDYVRQPVVFGDSARPGVRRSPLLDEHRQPLLSEIGSR; via the coding sequence ATGCCTACCCTGCCTCCCCTCGACGGCATCCGCGTCGTCGACCTCTCCCGTGTCCTGGCCGGACCGTACTGCACGGCGCTGCTCGCGGACGCCGGCGCCGACGTCGTCAAGATCGAGCCCGTCGCCGGCGAGGACTCGCGACACCTCGGACCGTTCCGCGACGGCGAAAGCATCTACTTCAACGTGCTCAACCGCGGAAAGCGCTCGCTGGCACTGAATCTCAAGGACACTGCGGATCGTCAGGTGCTGCTCGATCTCCTCGACACGGCGGACGTCCTCGTCGAGAACTTCCGGCCCGGTGTGACCGCCCGGCTCGGCATCGACTACGACACCGTGCACGCCCGTAACCCGCGCCTCGTCTACGCGTCGATCTCGGGTTTCGGGCAGGACGGGCCGCTCGCCGGCTCGGCCGCCTACGACCTCGTGGTCCAGGCGATGTCCGGCATCATGAGCATCACCGGCTCCCCCGAATCCGGGCCGACCCGGCTCGGCGAATCGTTCGGCGACCTCGTCGCGGGACTCTTCGCCGCCTGGGGCATCAGCTCCGCACTGGTCGGAACCCGCGAATCGGGGGTGGGACAGCACCTCGACGTCGCCATGTTCGACAGCATGCTGGCCATGCTCCCCACCGCACACAGCCAGCTGCAGGCAACGGGCGTCGCACCGGCGGGAGTGGGCAATCGCCATCCCGTCTCTACCCCGTTCGACACGTACCGGGCGTCGGACGGGTTGTTCGTCCTCGCCGTCGCGAGCCACGCCGGGTTCGAGAAGCTGGCGCACACCATGGACCGTGCAGACCTGCTCGGTGACAATCGTTTCGCCGACGACACCTCCCGCACCGATCACGAACCCGCCCTGCGCACGGAGATCGAGATCTGGGCGAAGGACAAGACCGTCGCCGAGGTGGTCGCGGCCCTCGGTGCGGCCGGACTGGCAAGCTCCGAGATCTGGGACGTGGAACAGGCGTTGTCGTCCGAGCAGAGCAGGCATCGACGGCTCGTCGAGTCGTTCGATCATCCGGTCGCGGGAACCATCGACTACGTCCGGCAGCCGGTTGTGTTCGGCGACAGCGCGCGTCCCGGCGTCCGCCGCAGCCCGCTCCTCGACGAACACCGGCAACCCCTGCTGTCAGAAATCGGATCACGGTAG
- a CDS encoding IclR family transcriptional regulator — MAPGDVTRSASRTFELLGAITEQGGLTLGDAAKAAGLATSTALRLIRSMEQSEFLVRGDDNVYRAGPRLLQIGARAISDNQLLSRARPAMVAIAEETRESTYLSTHGPKGTALYLAQIEGTHAIRHMGWVGQTVPLVGTAVGAALRGDLQSEGYAIAHDTIEDHSTGVAAPIYDAVGRIVGALSVVGPTFRLDDALCAQHGSVLAARCRALSAELGSPTP; from the coding sequence ATGGCCCCCGGAGATGTGACCCGCAGCGCGAGCCGCACCTTCGAACTGCTCGGCGCGATCACCGAGCAGGGTGGGCTGACGCTCGGCGACGCAGCCAAGGCCGCCGGCCTCGCCACGAGCACGGCGCTGCGCCTGATCCGCAGCATGGAGCAGAGCGAGTTCCTCGTCCGCGGCGACGACAACGTCTACCGGGCCGGACCGCGACTTCTCCAGATCGGCGCCCGGGCGATCAGCGACAACCAGTTGCTGTCCCGGGCCCGGCCGGCGATGGTCGCGATCGCGGAGGAGACCCGCGAATCGACGTACCTGTCGACGCACGGCCCCAAGGGCACGGCCCTGTATCTCGCGCAGATCGAGGGCACCCACGCGATTCGGCACATGGGCTGGGTGGGTCAGACGGTGCCGCTGGTGGGCACGGCCGTCGGCGCCGCGCTGCGGGGCGATCTGCAGAGCGAGGGGTACGCGATCGCGCACGACACCATCGAGGACCACTCGACGGGTGTGGCGGCCCCCATCTATGACGCGGTGGGGCGGATCGTGGGCGCCCTCAGCGTCGTCGGGCCGACGTTCCGCCTGGACGACGCCCTCTGCGCGCAGCACGGCTCGGTCCTCGCCGCGCGGTGCCGCGCGCTGTCCGCGGAACTGGGGTCCCCCACCCCGTGA
- a CDS encoding LysR family transcriptional regulator, with product MRSSLPDLKLLQIFASVVRHQGFAPAQQELGLSASAISTYMSQLERHLGIVLCHRGRGGFSLTSKGELYHKECLRILGELEGFERYGAALQGELRGTLTIGVLDSTVTDATLPLADVIGVFSKDHPAVYLDLKIQTPHELQVGVLDDRIDVAVGAFASPMNGLVSQALHREQHWLYCSDKHPLFGRKRVPPEVITQQRMVTRGYWSEQELARQGFPQPSATVENMEAQLILVLSGAYIGYLPEHYAEYWVARNRLRPILPASFGYQAPFSLIYRRGRAREPMVLTFREFVRTSVDT from the coding sequence ATGCGCAGCTCGCTGCCCGATCTGAAACTGCTCCAGATCTTTGCGTCCGTCGTCCGCCACCAGGGGTTCGCGCCCGCGCAGCAGGAGCTCGGCCTGTCGGCCTCGGCGATCAGCACCTACATGAGCCAGCTCGAACGCCACCTCGGCATCGTGCTGTGCCACCGCGGCCGCGGCGGGTTCAGCCTCACCAGCAAGGGCGAGCTCTACCACAAGGAATGCCTGCGCATCCTCGGAGAACTCGAGGGCTTCGAACGCTACGGCGCCGCGCTGCAGGGCGAGCTCAGGGGCACCCTCACCATCGGGGTGCTCGATTCCACCGTCACCGACGCCACCCTCCCGCTCGCCGACGTCATCGGTGTCTTCAGCAAAGACCATCCCGCCGTCTACCTCGACCTGAAAATTCAGACCCCGCACGAACTGCAGGTCGGCGTGCTCGACGACCGCATCGACGTCGCGGTCGGCGCGTTCGCCTCCCCGATGAACGGACTCGTCTCGCAGGCGCTGCACCGGGAACAGCACTGGCTGTACTGCAGCGACAAGCATCCGCTGTTCGGCCGGAAGCGGGTGCCACCCGAAGTCATCACGCAACAGCGGATGGTGACGCGCGGCTACTGGTCCGAGCAGGAACTCGCCCGTCAGGGCTTTCCCCAGCCCTCGGCGACGGTGGAGAACATGGAGGCGCAGCTCATCCTCGTCCTCTCCGGCGCCTACATCGGATACCTGCCCGAGCACTACGCGGAGTACTGGGTCGCCCGGAACCGGCTCCGTCCGATCCTGCCCGCGTCGTTCGGCTATCAGGCGCCGTTCTCGCTGATCTACCGGCGCGGCCGGGCCCGCGAACCGATGGTCCTCACGTTCCGGGAATTCGTCCGGACCAGCGTGGACACCTGA